The Sporosarcina ureae genomic sequence GGTCGACAAGCCGATGTGGGTAGAACAACCTTCCATCGCTGTGAATAAAGAAAATCCAGAATTAACAAAAGCGCTGGATCAAGCATTACAAGAAATGATCGACGATGGGACGTATGAGAAAATCTCAGATAAATGGTTCGGTCGCAACTTACTTGATATTGATTTAGAAGGCGTGGAATTATTGGAATAAAACAAATCTCCACTTATTTTTTAGAAAGTTGGTGTGCCGGTGCCTGAGTTTTTACTAACATTTTATGATGTGTTCCAAAATACGTACAAAGGATTTTTACAAGCAGGTCTACTAACAATCGAAATCACGGCCATTGCAATCGTAATCGGAACGGTGTTAGGTGTCATTTTCGCACTGATGAAGATTTCAAACTCAAAAGTATTGCAGATGATTGCCAATATTTATATTACGCTAATTCGAGGAACGCCGTTAATTGTTCAGATTATGTTTCTATACTTCGGTATCACGTCGATCATCGTGTTAGATAACTTCTGGGCAGGTGCTATTGCATTAGGAGTCCACAACGGTGCATACATTGCGGAAATTTTCCGTGGATCTATTCAAGGAATTGACAAAGGACAACGTGAGGCAAGTCTTGCACTGGGTATGAATAGTTCATTGACGATGAGAAGAATCGTATTCCCGCAAGCTTTACGCCGTGCGATTCCACCGCTCGGCAATCAATTTATCATCACATTGAAAGATTCATCTTTAGTCTATGTGATTGGTGTATCTGAATTATTTGGTTTGGCCAATCGAGTGGCTGCGTCTAATTTCAAGCAATTTGAAACGTTTCTCGTAGTCGGTCTTTATTATCTACTTCTCGTTCTGATTTTCAGCGCTCTATTAAAATGGTATGAGAACAAATTGGATGTGGATAAATAATGGGGGCGAATACGATGATTAAAGCAGAAAATATTCATAAGTCATTTGGAGAGTTAAAAGTGTTAAAAGGGATCGATATGGAAGTGCGCCGTGGAGAAGTAGTCGTTCTCATAGGAGTCAGTGGATCAGGAAAAAGTACCTTTTTACGGTGTTTAAACTTTTTGGAATTGGCGAATGAAGGCGTAATTACAATTGATGGAAAGCAAGTTAATCAGAAGAAAGATAACTTAGCCAAGATCCGAGCGGAAGTGGGAATGGTATTTCAACACTTTAATTTATTCCCACACAAAACCGTATTGGAGAATGTAATGGAAGCGCCTTTGATGGTCAAAAAAATGGACAAAGTACAAGTGAAGAAAATGGCACATGAAATATTAAAAAAGGTAGGGCTATCCGAAAAAGCCGATGTCTATCCGAATAAATTATCTGGTGGTCAAAAACAACGTGTGGCGATCGCTCGAGCGCTTGCTATGGAACCGAAAGTACTGTTATTCGACGAACCGACTTCTGCTTTAGACCCCGAACTTGTCGGGGAAGTGTTGCAAGTCATGCAAAACTTAGCGGAGGAAGGAATGACGATGATCGTCGTTACACACGAAATGAAGTTCGCGAAAAACGTTGCAGACCGAGTGATTATGCTAGACGAAGGAGTCATCATCGAGGATTCCGATCCCGATACGTTTTTTAATCGCTCGACAAATGAACGGACACTGCAATTTCTAGAAATGGTAGACGTGTAAGAACAGTTAAAAATCTTAATTCTGAGTTCACAAGAGGTACTAGGTCCCCGAACATGTTTGAAGTGTTCAACGTCCTGGTGCCTCTTTTTTAGATTCGATAGCTTTTCTGCTCTCGTCAAGTTTGTACGTATGAGATTTCCCGGGAAACGTGGAAACTTTCAAAATACGTATACAACCTACTAGTCGGCTAACTGATCATAGGAAGGATACCGATTTCCAACCGAAGTATAGGTGTTTATTTTTCCTAGTTGTGGTCATACTGTCAGTAGATAATGGAAAGCACTTTGTCGAGGAGGAATTTTGTGGACAAGAAACAACATAAACAGAAGAAAGCTCAAATGGAAGAGCGCGAAACACTTACGACACGCCAAGGGCACCCTGTGCATGATAATCAAAATATCAAGACCATTGGCGACCGTGGCCCTGCTACGCTTGAGAATTATCACTACATTGAAAAAATCTCTCATTTTGATCGTGAGGAAATACCTGAACGAGTGGTCCACGCACGAGGATCGGGTGCGTTTGGTTATTTTGAAACATACGGGAAAGTTGGTAATGAGCCAGTTGAAAAGTACACGCGTGCCAAAGTCTTTTCGGGTGCTGGAAAAAGAACACCTCTTGTCGTGCGTTTTTCTACTGTAGCAGGAGGTAAAGATTCGCCTGAAACTGCACGAGATCCTAGAGGATTTGCGGTTAAGATGTATACAGAAGATGGCAACTGGGATTTAGTGGGGAATAATTTGAAAATATTTTTCATTCGAGATGCGATGAAGTTTCCAGATATGATTCATGCATTTAAAGCCGATCCTGCTTCCAATATTCCGCATCCACAACGCATGTTTGATTTTGTCTCCCGATCGCCAGAATCCATTCATATGATTACGTTTTTGTTCTCGCCATGGGGAATTCCTGCAACGTATCGTCACATGCAAGGCTCTGGTGTGAATACATACAAGTGGGTCAACGACAAGGGAGAATCGGTTTTAGTAAAGTATCATTGGGAGCCGAAGCAAGGCATACGTAATTTAACTCAAGAAGATGCTGATGCCATTCAGGCAAAAAATGTTGCACATGCGACGCAAGATTTATCTGAAGCTATCGAACGTAGAGAATATCCTGAGTGGGAGCTATTTGTGCAAATTATGGAAGACGGATACCATCCAGAATTGGATTTTGATCCGCTTGATAATACAAAGCTTTGGCCGGAAGAACAGTTTCCTTGGCTAGCTGTGGGTAAGATGGTATTGGATCGTAACCCTGAGGATTTCCATATGGACATTGAACAAGCGGCTTTCGGAACTGGCGTACTCGTAGATGGAATGGATTTTTCCGATGACAAAATGCTTCAAGGCCGTACATTCTCATATTCTGATACGCAACGTTACCGTATCGGCACGAATTATCTCCAGTTACCTGTAAATGCACCAAAAAAAGAAGTGCGGACAAATCAGCAACGTGGTCAAATGGATCATCGCGATGCCTGCGAGTCAGGAGAAAATCCACATATCAATTATGAACCATCCATGCTCGGTGGATTTCAGGAAGCAAAAAGGGAAAACTGGCTTCCACATAGACCTACGTACAATGCAGCAGCGATGAGCGCGCCGATTGACCGACCGAATAATTATGGACAGGCAGGCGAGACGTTCCGCCAGTTTGAGAAGTGGGAACGAGAGGAATTAATCAAAAACCTTTCAGAAGCGCTAGCAGTATGTGATGTACGCATACAAAAAGCAATGATCGAACACTTTACGCTAGCGGATTTTGAATACGGGCGTCTTGTACAAGCGGGTATTGAACAGAAAATGAAAGCACTAATAGGAGTGGCGGCAGAACCTAATGTCCCGGGTCGTGAAGCAGGTCAATCGAAATTCGGACAAGGTACGCCTGACTCTAAACAGGCTGTGAAAGATGCGGTGGAAAAAGGTCGTGAAGCAGAGCCTTATTGATGAAAAGGTAAAGTCCTTTTATTCAAATCAAAATGTATTGTGAATGAAGACTGAATAGCATCTGTATAGGAAGCGAATGAGGTTATGTAAGCACCTACATTTATGTCTTATATAGATGTTTTTTCAATTTCATTTTTTATTTTGACGAGTTTATGCAGATTTCAATAAATAAAATAACAGAGTAGTTAGAAAGTTTGATAGAGAAATGATATACTTTATTTTAAGAAGTGTCTAGAAGAGATTGCGCCACATGATCAACTTGTGCAAGAGATGAAAGAGGAAGTAGGTTAGAATACTAGTTTTCATGATCAAAACATCAGTGACAACCCGCTAAAAAGATTGGGAGGTGAAGTTGTGAATAAGTCCTTTTGGATTCCGTTACTAGTTTCATTTGGAACGATGATATTCCTATATGTAATAGGCTTTATAGCGAATATAGATATTCTTAAATTCACTATTTCACTTTCGCATACTGAAATTTCACTAGTACCGATTGGCGTTGGCATAGTAATGGGGTTTGTTAGTGAACGTATTATCAAATCGAAATCACATACCAATTAGTCTTATAATTTAGCCTCGAACGTAGAGTAGTAGTTAATTATTGAAATATGTAGTGGCTACCCGTTGTACAAGAAACGAAGTAAGGGAAATAATATAATGTGTAAAAAAGGGAGCACAGTGCATGAATAATTCTCACGTAGATGAAATCAATAGTCTTTACCGAAGACTAATAGACGCATGGAACAATCGTGATGCAAAAGGAATGGCTGAACTATTTACAGAACAAGGAACTCAAATTGGTTTTGATGGCAGTAAAATGGTTGGACGACAGGAAATTTTATCGCATCTCGCATCTATCTTTGAAAATCATGCCACTGCACCTTTTGTAACTAAAGTGAAAGAAGTTCGTGCAATAGGAACTGATACCGCAATAGTACAAGCGATTGCTGGGATGATTCCACCAGGGAAAACAGATATTGAGCCCACAGTAAACGCCCTTCAAACTCTCGTCACAGTTAACAAAGACGGCAATTGGAAAGTTGAGCTTTTCCAAAATACTCCTGCTCAATTTCATGGGAGACCGGAACTAGTTGAGCAAATGACAGATGAGTTAAGGCAATTAATTAAATAACGATAGTGTCATAACCGCATCATGTAATTTGGCCATGAAGTGGAGAAACTTCACTTCGCCCTAAACATATAAAAGCTTTCTCGTAAAATAAAGGAACCGGAGATTTACATTTCCTATTCTCGGTTCCACTGATGGCTAATCATTATTTTTCTCTACATATTCTTCGAGCGCGAGCAGGTTTTTGTCCCAGTATCGTTCAAAGAAACTAAGCCAGTCCTTTAGTTCAATCAGTGGTTCGGAATCAAGCATATAGCGGGTTTCACGTCCGACTTTCTGACGTTTGACAAGGCCCGCATTGAAAAGAATATGAAGATGCTTATTTATTGCCGTACGGCTTATCGGGTAGAACTCTACAATATCAGTGATGGATAATTCTTTTTCGGCAAGCAATTTTAACAGACTACGACGAGTTGGATCAGAAATCGCTTGGAATACATCTGGCTTAGATGGATTCACCACATTTAAGCCTTTAGAATAGCCGGAAGTTTCTCTTTTACGATACGTTCCCAACCACTCTCCATAAATCCACGAACGACTGTGTGAGGTTGTTCAAATTCAGTTACTTTATTTGCATCCCAGCCAGAATGAGTTAATGTAAGCTCTGTTTCCTCATCGCTTAATTTTTTCAATTCAATTAAAATATGCCAATCTTTACCCCAATTAAAGCCTAAACGGATAGGTGGTTGAAGTTCAGTTACTTTACAAGGAGAGTCTCCAAATTGCTCTGTATGAAGTACAAATTCATGTCCTATAATTGGTTTAAGTGAATTGGGCATCCACCACGCTACCATGCCCTCTGATGTAGAAACAGCCTCCCATACTTTTTCTAGCGGCGCATTAAGTACAACGGTTTTACGGATTTCTTCTAATTTCTCTTGTGAATTCATCATACATACCTCCGATTCATTTAACACTTTAAGGTGTCATGTATTATTATAACACCTAAAAGTGTTAGGTAAACTGTTTTTCATCGAACTAAATTAGGTTTTGATTATAATTAAATAATAAGCCACCAGTAAGCGTCTACTAGAAGGTGATTGACCGAAAAAGGCGAATGAGTAAAGAAAGGAGGCGAGTAGTCATGCAAAATGGACAAGCTCAACCGAACAAGAATGCTGGGAAGAAAGAGTATATTGAAACACCTGTTAAAACGATTTTTAATAAATTTGCCAACCAAAAAGACGTGTCCTTCATATACGGGGAACCGATCGAACTTGGTTTGCAAAAGGTAGTCCCTGTGGCGAAAGTTAAATATGCAGTAGGTGGGGGTGGTGACGGTAGTGGAGGGGAAGGTGGAGGCGGTGCTTTTACTATTAAACCCATTGGCGTATATGTCATCACACCAGACCATGTGAAGTTTGAGTCTACTCTGGATAGGAAGAAATTAACCGCGTTAACTGTGGTTGTTGGTGGCGTTCTAGGATTATGGGCGCTTTGCAAGGGAAAATGAACGATGTTCGAAAAACTTAGAGCTTTTCAATTCATTACAGAAAGCTACTTTATGAAATCAGAACTTTTAGAGCGTATCTTCTAGGTAACTTACTAACCTAGAAGACACGCTCTTTTTATTCCACACCATATTAACTTTGGAAAGAGGAGCTGTCTCATTTCAGGCTTGTACTTTTCCACGAACAGCAAAATCTAACGCTTTTTCCACAAATTAAATCTCTTGCGCTTCTTCACTTTCCTTTTTTCAATCGGAACGCTCGGTTTAGGAGCCGGGTTGTATGATTCTACATAGAGACCTGAATAGGATTTATACCATTTGAAAAGATGCTCGACAATTACTTTGATGACAGCATACGCCGGAATCCCTAAAATGACACCTGGCACACCGAATAATTTTCCGGCCGTCAGCAACACGATAATAATCGTCACAGGATGTATTTTCAAATTACTACCCAAAATCAATGGTTGGATCAGTCTGCCTTCAAGTGCTTGTTCCACTGCGAACACAATAATGACTTTAACTAACATGAAAGGTGAAGAAACTAACGCGATGATGACAATCGGAATAATCGCAAGGAATGACCCTAAATAAGGAACCAAGTTGAGTACACCTGCTAATATGGCGAGTAAAACGGCATATTCCAGTCCTGCAATCGCCAACCCAATCCAGAACATCAATCCTACAAAAAATGCGACTAATAATTGTCCACGGATATATTGGCTAATTTGCATATTGATTTCTTTCAATACTTTATACGTGTTGGCGCGCATCTTCGTCGGTAGAAGTTTCATTGTATGATACGGTAAATCACGGCCGTCTTTCAATAAAAAGAATAAAAGAACTGGCATAGTCAGCAACGCGATGACTACATTGGTAACCGTTCCGAGTACGCTACCAATCCCTGAGAAAGCAGAGTCTATGAAGCCATTCGTTTGCTCTGTTATCGACTTGATGATACTTTGATCCATATCGTCCAACTTTCCTTGCAGTTGAGAAAATATAGTACTACTCAACAAGCTATCAAATTGCGCTAATAATCTCGTCCAATATCCTGGCCAGTTTTGAATAAGGCTTGTAGCTTGTTCGCGTATAATCGGAATCAGTATGATAATACCCCACGCGACTAAACCACTAATGACCACGAAGACGAGTGCAATCCCCCAAACACGCTTGATCTTCTTTCTTTCCATCATATCGATTAATGGATTTAATAAGTAAAAGAGAATCCCTGCCATGATGATAGGTAAGGCCACTACGCCGAGAAACTCTTTAACGAAATGAAACATATACATAACTTTTGAAAAAACTAGGAAGTTCAATAAAATTAATAGTGAAATCAATAAGATAGCGACTACTTTATTATCCAAAAACCAGTTTCGGAACCAGGTAGTCATCGTTCGGATCTTATCATTTTCCATATCCTGCACCTCTTCTCTAGATATAAACGATTCTTTACAGTCTCATGCAGGTGAATAAGAGAAATCAAGTCACCACGGATT encodes the following:
- a CDS encoding amino acid ABC transporter permease; translation: MPEFLLTFYDVFQNTYKGFLQAGLLTIEITAIAIVIGTVLGVIFALMKISNSKVLQMIANIYITLIRGTPLIVQIMFLYFGITSIIVLDNFWAGAIALGVHNGAYIAEIFRGSIQGIDKGQREASLALGMNSSLTMRRIVFPQALRRAIPPLGNQFIITLKDSSLVYVIGVSELFGLANRVAASNFKQFETFLVVGLYYLLLVLIFSALLKWYENKLDVDK
- a CDS encoding amino acid ABC transporter ATP-binding protein; translated protein: MIKAENIHKSFGELKVLKGIDMEVRRGEVVVLIGVSGSGKSTFLRCLNFLELANEGVITIDGKQVNQKKDNLAKIRAEVGMVFQHFNLFPHKTVLENVMEAPLMVKKMDKVQVKKMAHEILKKVGLSEKADVYPNKLSGGQKQRVAIARALAMEPKVLLFDEPTSALDPELVGEVLQVMQNLAEEGMTMIVVTHEMKFAKNVADRVIMLDEGVIIEDSDPDTFFNRSTNERTLQFLEMVDV
- a CDS encoding catalase, with the protein product MEERETLTTRQGHPVHDNQNIKTIGDRGPATLENYHYIEKISHFDREEIPERVVHARGSGAFGYFETYGKVGNEPVEKYTRAKVFSGAGKRTPLVVRFSTVAGGKDSPETARDPRGFAVKMYTEDGNWDLVGNNLKIFFIRDAMKFPDMIHAFKADPASNIPHPQRMFDFVSRSPESIHMITFLFSPWGIPATYRHMQGSGVNTYKWVNDKGESVLVKYHWEPKQGIRNLTQEDADAIQAKNVAHATQDLSEAIERREYPEWELFVQIMEDGYHPELDFDPLDNTKLWPEEQFPWLAVGKMVLDRNPEDFHMDIEQAAFGTGVLVDGMDFSDDKMLQGRTFSYSDTQRYRIGTNYLQLPVNAPKKEVRTNQQRGQMDHRDACESGENPHINYEPSMLGGFQEAKRENWLPHRPTYNAAAMSAPIDRPNNYGQAGETFRQFEKWEREELIKNLSEALAVCDVRIQKAMIEHFTLADFEYGRLVQAGIEQKMKALIGVAAEPNVPGREAGQSKFGQGTPDSKQAVKDAVEKGREAEPY
- a CDS encoding ATPase, whose amino-acid sequence is MNKSFWIPLLVSFGTMIFLYVIGFIANIDILKFTISLSHTEISLVPIGVGIVMGFVSERIIKSKSHTN
- a CDS encoding SgcJ/EcaC family oxidoreductase, with amino-acid sequence MNNSHVDEINSLYRRLIDAWNNRDAKGMAELFTEQGTQIGFDGSKMVGRQEILSHLASIFENHATAPFVTKVKEVRAIGTDTAIVQAIAGMIPPGKTDIEPTVNALQTLVTVNKDGNWKVELFQNTPAQFHGRPELVEQMTDELRQLIK
- a CDS encoding ArsR/SmtB family transcription factor, with translation MVNPSKPDVFQAISDPTRRSLLKLLAEKELSITDIVEFYPISRTAINKHLHILFNAGLVKRQKVGRETRYMLDSEPLIELKDWLSFFERYWDKNLLALEEYVEKNND
- a CDS encoding SRPBCC family protein; protein product: MNSQEKLEEIRKTVVLNAPLEKVWEAVSTSEGMVAWWMPNSLKPIIGHEFVLHTEQFGDSPCKVTELQPPIRLGFNWGKDWHILIELKKLSDEETELTLTHSGWDANKVTEFEQPHTVVRGFMESGWERIVKEKLPAILKA
- a CDS encoding spore germination protein GerW family protein, translating into MQNGQAQPNKNAGKKEYIETPVKTIFNKFANQKDVSFIYGEPIELGLQKVVPVAKVKYAVGGGGDGSGGEGGGGAFTIKPIGVYVITPDHVKFESTLDRKKLTALTVVVGGVLGLWALCKGK
- a CDS encoding AI-2E family transporter, with the protein product MENDKIRTMTTWFRNWFLDNKVVAILLISLLILLNFLVFSKVMYMFHFVKEFLGVVALPIIMAGILFYLLNPLIDMMERKKIKRVWGIALVFVVISGLVAWGIIILIPIIREQATSLIQNWPGYWTRLLAQFDSLLSSTIFSQLQGKLDDMDQSIIKSITEQTNGFIDSAFSGIGSVLGTVTNVVIALLTMPVLLFFLLKDGRDLPYHTMKLLPTKMRANTYKVLKEINMQISQYIRGQLLVAFFVGLMFWIGLAIAGLEYAVLLAILAGVLNLVPYLGSFLAIIPIVIIALVSSPFMLVKVIIVFAVEQALEGRLIQPLILGSNLKIHPVTIIIVLLTAGKLFGVPGVILGIPAYAVIKVIVEHLFKWYKSYSGLYVESYNPAPKPSVPIEKRKVKKRKRFNLWKKR